CTGCGCCCGTCTATGCCGGATCTGACGACCAACGGCGATCTGATGGACTCGATGCAAAAGCGGGTCACCGTGTGCGGATTGGTCATCACCCGCCAACGCCCCGGCACGGCGTCGGGCGTTATCTTTCTGACGTTGGAAGATGAAACGGGCGTTGCCAATGTCGTCGTCTGGCCCAAGGTCTACAAGGCTTTCCGGCGGGCGGTGATTTCGGGCCGCTTGCTCAGGGTGCATGGCACGCTGCAAAAGGAAGGCATCGTGGTGCATCTGATTGCCGAGCGGGTGGAGGATTTGTCACATCGGCTTTCCGAGCTTGGGCACCCGCTGGATGATGCGGTCGGCATCACCAATCCGCAGGCCGATGAAGCGCCGCGGGGGCGTCCGGCCAGAGGGCTGGAGAGGGTTCCCTCGCGGGCCCGTCACCCGCGCGAGCAGGCCAAGAAACTGTTTCCCAGTCGCGATTTTCATTAGGGAACATTTTGTCAGAATTGTTTCTTATTTGCGGATCAGTTGGGCCATGAAATTCGTTTTCCCCAAGGCTTGGCAATCATGGTCTCTTTCTTTTGCGAGTGCGAAATGAGGGGAATGAGAAAATTGTGTGCAATTGCTAATTTTTTGAGCAAAAAGACGAAATCAGAATGAGCAGGCGCAGCGTCGGAACCTTTTCGTGAAACCGATTTCGGTCCTTTTATTTCAATAACATGCCTGAATCTGCTGGTTAGCCAAAAGGTGCATATGCTTGCGGTTGCCGAAACCGGTTTCGGAACGCAGACTTGATGCGGGAGGATGCCGTGAACAAGACTGAAGACCATAACAGCGAAGGGCGTCAGAATAAAAAATCTCGGGTCACCATCAAGGAAGTGGCATATGCATTGGGCATTTCCAAGAGCACTGTGTCACGCGCTTTGAATGGCTATCCGGATATCGCGGAGAATACGCGACTGACCGTTCAACGCATGGCGCAGGAGCTGGGCTATAAGCCCATGATCCATGCGCAGGCCATTCGAACCGGTCTTGTTCGATCTCTTGGCATGGTGCTCAATGCGGACAGCCATGATGGACACCGGCCATTTCTTGCCAATTTCATCGATGGCATCTCGCGGCGTGCCAGTCAGGATAACTGGACCCTGACGGTTGCCACGGCAAACCATGCTTTGGGCGTGTTGACGACAATCAAGCGCCTTTGTGACGAGCACACGGTTGACGGCTTCATTCTGCCACGCACGCGCATTGAAGATCCAAGAGTGCACTATCTGGTCAAGGCGCATGTCCCCTTCATCATGTTCGGGCGCACCGGCGATGACAGGGATTGCGGCTGGTATGACATTGACGCGGCAAAAGCGATGCAAGAGGCGGTGCTGCGACTTGCGGGCATGGGGCATCAGCGCATCGGTTTCATTAACGGGCTGGAGCGCTATATGTATGCCAAAGTGCGCTATGAGGGCTATTGTTCGGGGCTCCGGAAAGCAGGGCTTGGCTATGATGATCTTCTGGTGCGCCATGATGCGGTGACCCGCAAGGATGGCGCGCGGGAAGGCGCCGCCTTGCTGGATTTGCCTGAACGGCCCACGGCCATTATTTGCGCGGTGGATTTGGCCGCTCTCGGTGTCTACCGCGCTGCCAACGAACGCGGATTGGCCATTGGTCGTGACATATCAATCATTTCTTACGACGGCATTGCTGAGGGGGAATATGCAACCCCGCCACTTACCAGCTTTTTCGTCGACAACAGGGTCGCGGGGGAACATCTCGCCGACCTTCTTATCAGGCGTATCCAGGGGGAAATGCCTGAAACGCTTCGCCAACTGGGGGAGGCGCAATTGATCGTGCGGGCTTCTGATGGTCCGCCGGTCATTCGATCCGCTTAATCACTTTCACATTGTTACTATTTGGGAGGTTTGACAATGACATTATCTGCAGGCAGCAAACGCTTGACCGGTCTTCTGGTCGGAACGGCGCTTGCCCTTGGATGCACAGTGGTAACTTCATCTGCTGAGGGTATCCGCTTCTGGACGACGGAGGAACAGACGCCGCGTCTGGCTCGCCAGCAAGCGATGGCAAAGGACTTCGAAGCGAAAACCGGCATCTCTGTTGAGGTTATTCCGGTGACCGAAAAAGATCTTGGCACGCGTGCAACAGCTGCTTTTGCTGCTGGCGATCTTCCAGACGTCATCTATCATCCGCTGCAATATGCTCTGCCTTGGGTGGAAGCTGGTATTCTTGATGCTGATGCGGCAACCGAAGTGATCGATAATCTGGGCAAGGACACTTATGCTCCGGGCGCGCTGTCCATGGCCGCGACCGAAAACGGTTATGCTTCTGTGCCGGTGGATGGCTGGACGCAAATGATCGTCTATCGCATGGACCTGTTCAAGGAAAAGGGCCTGAAGGCACCATCCACCTATGCTGATGTGGAAGCTGCCATCAAGGCTTTGCATAATCCGCCTGAAATGTACGGCTTTGTCGCCGCTACCAAGGTGGATGAAAACTTCATGAGCCAGGTTCTTGAGCATGTCTTCCTGGCCAACGGCGTGTCCCCCGTCGATAAAGATGGCTTCAAAGAGCTCGATGTCAAAAAGACAACCGAGGTGCTCGACTTCTACAAGGCCGTGGTCAAGGCTTCTCCTCCGGGCGAACTTTACTGGAAACAGTCGCGTGAGCTCTATTTT
This window of the uncultured Cohaesibacter sp. genome carries:
- a CDS encoding substrate-binding domain-containing protein gives rise to the protein MNKTEDHNSEGRQNKKSRVTIKEVAYALGISKSTVSRALNGYPDIAENTRLTVQRMAQELGYKPMIHAQAIRTGLVRSLGMVLNADSHDGHRPFLANFIDGISRRASQDNWTLTVATANHALGVLTTIKRLCDEHTVDGFILPRTRIEDPRVHYLVKAHVPFIMFGRTGDDRDCGWYDIDAAKAMQEAVLRLAGMGHQRIGFINGLERYMYAKVRYEGYCSGLRKAGLGYDDLLVRHDAVTRKDGAREGAALLDLPERPTAIICAVDLAALGVYRAANERGLAIGRDISIISYDGIAEGEYATPPLTSFFVDNRVAGEHLADLLIRRIQGEMPETLRQLGEAQLIVRASDGPPVIRSA
- a CDS encoding extracellular solute-binding protein → MTLSAGSKRLTGLLVGTALALGCTVVTSSAEGIRFWTTEEQTPRLARQQAMAKDFEAKTGISVEVIPVTEKDLGTRATAAFAAGDLPDVIYHPLQYALPWVEAGILDADAATEVIDNLGKDTYAPGALSMAATENGYASVPVDGWTQMIVYRMDLFKEKGLKAPSTYADVEAAIKALHNPPEMYGFVAATKVDENFMSQVLEHVFLANGVSPVDKDGFKELDVKKTTEVLDFYKAVVKASPPGELYWKQSRELYFAGKAAMIIWSPFILDELAGLRDSAPPTINDDPTSPELASKTGIVTNFAGPSNGGGAAWGDIRYFGITSDADIEAAEKFVEYSMNEGYTQTLAIAPEGKFPVRRGDAENPTKFIDAWSKLPVGVDRKKPLADLYPEEMIGEIVSGLDVAQRWGVKEGQLALASKMINSQVFNQVVRKYVDGVIGAEEAVASLNEELAKIK